A stretch of DNA from Anopheles nili chromosome 2, idAnoNiliSN_F5_01, whole genome shotgun sequence:
AACGCGCTGTTCCACTTTCGGAGCGTTCCCGTTTGACTCGTGGTCAAGGTTTATACAGCAAAATGTCACGGGATACCCGACTTGCATTCCAGTATTTCATATAAATTTCCATGATTTTATACTACTAATAGGGGTTTTATGACTATATCAAACTCTTAACTAACCCAATATGCTCCAATAGTATACATATTTTATTAATACCATAAATTTTACACCGATATCTGTCACATCACAAATTCAGCTTTTATGTACGTTGTGATACTGTCAGCTAGTTTTGTTGTTCAGTCGGTTTTTCTTGAGTTACAGGTTAGTGTTGTTGCTCCCGACATCGCGCGAATTTGTCTTGTAAAACTGCAATTAACACGCATGTTGTTTGCCTAAAAAGCCTCTAAAAACGCGTGTCCTGTTTGTTCACCGTTCGTTTTATATTATGTCTTTTATTTTGCATCCAATGTGAGAACAAGGAATACAAGTTGAAGTAATATTTTGGTTTTCTCCAGTTTCAGGTACCAGTTTTTAAGTGATTGTATTCCCAAAAAGAACACAATAAGGAATATTATCCTTCAACATCatggcacaaaacaaaaccgacctGTTGGCGGTGTTGGCTGTGGTGAAAAAGTACAATTTAAAGGTATAGATCGGTGTATGTTGTGTTTGCTCGTTGCTAATGCCCTTTTTATTATCATCTCTGTAGGCTACCGAAGACTTGCTGAAAAAAGAAGCCGGGCTAACAGATATTCCTGAGAATGTGGCTGGCGAAGCTGAGGTTAACAGTGTCCTGGCGGCGTACAAAAGTGAAGGGGATCCCGACATTTACGAAACGTCGTACATGGAATTGCGCAAATTCGTAGAAGAATCGCTCGACATCTACAAACACGAGCTGGCGCTCATCCTATACCCCGTGCTGGTCCACATGTACATCGAATTGGTGTACAACAGCCATGAGAAGCAAGCCAAACGGTTAATAACAAAGTTTGGCCCGGAACAAGAGTATTACTATCAAGATGAGCTTGCAAAGTTGGCGATGGTTACAAAGCGGGACGAAATGAGCGGGAACGACATCACCGACACATTCAAGTCGAACGCATTCACTATTCGTATATCTCGCGACACGCTGTCGCTGCTGAAACGGCatttgcacgaaaaaaaggcgTCGGTTATTCTAAACATTGTCAATGAGCACATGTACTTCGATTTGTACGAAGGTGTCGCAAGAAATAAGGCTCAGTGTGATGCTACAAGTGGGGCAATGACGGGAGAAGCCAAACGGCAAGGTAGCTGCGTTTATGCTGTCCTCTACTATTATCTGTACTAAATATTACGTTTTCTTTTGAATAGATAACAAAATCAAGGTGTATTACGGTCTGCTAAAGGAACCGGACGTACAGACGTTGGTGGCTGCACCCCCTGAAGAAGACGACGATATGGATCCAGACGCACCGGACaaaccgaagaaaaagaaacccaaaaaagATCCGCTGTTTTCTAAGAAATCGAAATCGGACCCGAATGCGCCTCCTCTGGATCGCATTCCACTGCCCAAGCTGAAGGATCTCGACAAGATGGAGAAAATCAAATCTCTTCGTGAGTCTACGAAACGTGTCAATCTTGGACCGGATCTACTGCCATCCATTTGCATGTACACGTTGTTGAACGCAAATCACACCGTTACCTGGTAAAGCTACATAAATTAGCGTAATCTCTCTCCGTTGCCAGGTTTTCGTAAACAgacattaaaacaaacatttggacCTCTTGTTTCAGTGCGGATTTAGCTGAAGATTCCAGCCTGCTGGCGGTTGGGTTTAGCGACTCATCTATCAAGGTGTGGTCGATGACACCGATTAAGTTGCGCGAGCTGAAGAGTGCGGAGCAACTAAAGGAGATAGATCGCGACGCAGACGATGTACTGATTCGCATGCTGGATGATCGGAAAGCGGAAACCTCTCGCACACTGCACGGTCACAGTGGTCCAATCTACCGTACCTCGTTTTCACCAGACAGAACGATGCTGCTTTCCTGTTCGGAAGACAGTACCATTCGCTTGTGGTCACTGCACACCTGGACATGCGTTGTCATATTTAAAGGCCATCAGTACGCCGTCTGGGACGTTCGATTTTCACCGCACGGTCACTATTTTGTGAGCTGTTCGCACGACAAAACGGCTCGCTTATGGGCTACGGATTACCATCAGCCGCTGCGTGTTTTCGCCGGACACTTGTCGGATGTGGACGTTTGTATATTCCATCCAAACAGCAATTACGTTGCGACGGGATCAAGCGACCGCACAGTGCGCCTGTGGGACGTCTGCGTAGGAAACCATCATCGCCTGCTCACGGGACACAAGGCGCCAATATATTCGCTGGCGTTTTCAATGTGTGGCCGTTACCTCGCCTCGGGATCAGCCGACAACCGGGTGTTGATATGGGATCTTGCTCACGGGCATCTGATCGCGGCGTTGACGGGTCATACCGCTTCCATACACTCGATTTGTTTCAGTCGCGATGGTACGATTCTGGCGACTGGCGGACTCGACTGCGCTCTCAAGCTGTGGGACTTTACCAAGCTCGTCGATGACATAAGCGGAGAAAATGTAAACGTCTCGCACAACCCGGACGTGCGCGATGGTGAACCGTATCTGCTGCGCACGTTTCCCACAAAGCAGTCGCCTTTCCTGACGCTGCATTTCACGCGACGCAACCTGCTCCTCGGAGTCGGTATGTACGAGCTGGGAATCTGAATGAAAATATATGCGAAAGAAGCGTGCTTACCGCTTAATTTTATATTGTACCACtttataataaaaatttcatcatTTATCAATTGAAtcctaaaagaaaaaactttcGTAATAGTTGTATTTAAACCGAAATCGAAGCGTG
This window harbors:
- the LOC128730997 gene encoding transcription initiation factor TFIID subunit 5, with amino-acid sequence MAQNKTDLLAVLAVVKKYNLKATEDLLKKEAGLTDIPENVAGEAEVNSVLAAYKSEGDPDIYETSYMELRKFVEESLDIYKHELALILYPVLVHMYIELVYNSHEKQAKRLITKFGPEQEYYYQDELAKLAMVTKRDEMSGNDITDTFKSNAFTIRISRDTLSLLKRHLHEKKASVILNIVNEHMYFDLYEGVARNKAQCDATSGAMTGEAKRQDNKIKVYYGLLKEPDVQTLVAAPPEEDDDMDPDAPDKPKKKKPKKDPLFSKKSKSDPNAPPLDRIPLPKLKDLDKMEKIKSLRESTKRVNLGPDLLPSICMYTLLNANHTVTCADLAEDSSLLAVGFSDSSIKVWSMTPIKLRELKSAEQLKEIDRDADDVLIRMLDDRKAETSRTLHGHSGPIYRTSFSPDRTMLLSCSEDSTIRLWSLHTWTCVVIFKGHQYAVWDVRFSPHGHYFVSCSHDKTARLWATDYHQPLRVFAGHLSDVDVCIFHPNSNYVATGSSDRTVRLWDVCVGNHHRLLTGHKAPIYSLAFSMCGRYLASGSADNRVLIWDLAHGHLIAALTGHTASIHSICFSRDGTILATGGLDCALKLWDFTKLVDDISGENVNVSHNPDVRDGEPYLLRTFPTKQSPFLTLHFTRRNLLLGVGMYELGI